From one Anopheles bellator chromosome 1, idAnoBellAS_SP24_06.2, whole genome shotgun sequence genomic stretch:
- the LOC131206410 gene encoding cuticle protein 67-like — MFCKITLVILLAVVATVCAKPGAVLPAAPLAYSAAPLAAPFAAPLTAYSAPLAVAPGAVPAVAYAAGYANVGDSAFVTSHNSQVINPAYAAYTAAPVLSAYAAAPAALAASPFAYTAPFAAKYVL; from the exons ATGTTCTGCAAAATC ACCTTGGTTATCCTGCTGGCcgttgtggccaccgtttgtgcTAAGCCTGGAGCCGTGTTGCCGGCCGCTCCGCTGGCTTACAGTGCCGCACCCCTCGCGGCTCCATTCGCTGCCCCGCTGACCGCTTACTCGGCTCCGTTGGCCGTTGCTCCTGGTGCTGTTCCGGCCGTGGCCTATGCGGCCGGGTATGCCAACGTTGGGGACTCTGCCTTCGTCACTTCGCACAACTCACAGGTCATCAATCCGGCGTACGCCGCGTACACTGCCGCTCCGGTGTTGTCCGCGTATGCTGCTGCCCCGGCAGCGCTGGCCGCTTCACCCTTTGCCTACACCGCTCCGTTTGCCGCCAAATACGTCCTGTAA